A single Thermosynechococcus vestitus BP-1 DNA region contains:
- the cysW gene encoding sulfate ABC transporter permease subunit CysW, producing MRSAKPSPTQEKPWLHVLLIVVALGYLTLVLLIPVANVLFQAFHRGVMPFLENLLAPDFLHALWLTFALALVVVPLNTVFGLCAAWAIARHRFPGRTLLLSIIDLPFSISPVVAGLMLVLVYGRNGWFGGWLQALDIRVMFSFPGMVLATAFVSLPFVVREVIPVLEEIGTEQEEAAKTLGANEWQTFWRVTLPNIRWGLLYGVLLTNARAMGEFGAVAVVSGNVAGLTQTLPLFVEDAYKNYNTESAYAAAVILALLALVTLVVKEILERKTGIKPNP from the coding sequence ATGCGGAGCGCTAAACCCTCTCCCACTCAAGAAAAGCCGTGGTTACACGTCCTTTTGATTGTTGTTGCCCTCGGCTACTTGACCCTTGTGCTCCTGATTCCAGTGGCCAATGTGCTTTTCCAAGCCTTTCACAGGGGAGTCATGCCTTTTCTGGAAAATTTGCTGGCGCCAGATTTTCTCCATGCCCTGTGGCTGACGTTTGCCCTGGCCTTGGTGGTGGTGCCCCTAAACACAGTCTTTGGTCTCTGTGCCGCTTGGGCGATCGCCCGCCATCGTTTTCCAGGCCGTACCCTCTTACTCAGCATAATTGACTTACCTTTTTCCATTTCCCCCGTGGTTGCCGGACTGATGCTGGTACTGGTCTATGGCCGCAATGGCTGGTTCGGGGGCTGGTTGCAAGCGCTGGATATTCGCGTTATGTTCTCCTTTCCAGGGATGGTGCTGGCAACAGCCTTTGTCAGTTTGCCCTTTGTAGTGCGAGAAGTCATCCCTGTGCTGGAGGAAATCGGCACCGAGCAGGAGGAGGCCGCAAAAACCCTTGGCGCCAATGAGTGGCAAACTTTTTGGCGGGTCACTTTACCCAATATTCGCTGGGGGCTGCTCTATGGGGTCCTGTTGACCAATGCGCGGGCAATGGGGGAGTTTGGTGCTGTGGCAGTGGTCTCTGGCAATGTGGCTGGTTTGACCCAAACCCTGCCCCTCTTTGTCGAAGACGCCTATAAAAACTACAACACCGAGTCAGCCTATGCCGCAGCAGTTATTCTGGCACTCTTGGCCCTGGTCACGCTGGTGGTGAAGGAAATTTTGGAGCGCAAAACAGGGATCAAGCCCAATCCTTAG
- a CDS encoding homoserine dehydrogenase: protein MYHIGLLGLGTVGGGVAQILADPVGRHPLLKELAIAQVGVRDPHKPRAVALDRQLLTTDLESIVTNPAIDIVVEVLGGIEPARSLILKAIAYGKHIVTANKAVIARHGAEIFDAANAQGVYVMLEAAVAGGIPVIQALRQSLGANRIHSISGILNGTTNYILTRMQQEQGDFAPILADAQRLGYAEADPSADIEGWDAADKIAILASLAFGGRIRREEVYAEGIGGITAVDIAYAEKLGFRIKLLAIARQLSGQPLEVRVHPTLVPLDHPLAGVNGVYNAILLEAEPLGQVMFYGPGAGAGATASAVVADLINIAALLPQGRATHPLLTCQHEEFVPLLPMAEVDSRFYARVHAQDHPGVLGKLGTCFGNHNVSLESLVQIGSHNELAEIVIVTHHVREGEFRQAMAEIAQMADIEAVPSILRVLGTS from the coding sequence ATGTATCACATTGGTTTACTAGGGTTGGGCACTGTCGGTGGCGGTGTGGCGCAAATTTTGGCGGATCCAGTGGGGCGCCATCCGCTGCTCAAGGAACTGGCGATCGCTCAAGTGGGCGTACGGGATCCCCATAAGCCCCGCGCCGTTGCCCTTGATCGGCAGCTTTTGACAACGGATTTGGAAAGCATTGTCACTAACCCAGCCATTGACATTGTGGTGGAGGTCCTCGGCGGTATTGAACCGGCGCGATCGCTCATCCTCAAAGCCATTGCCTATGGCAAGCACATTGTTACCGCCAACAAGGCCGTTATTGCCCGTCATGGTGCCGAAATTTTTGATGCTGCCAATGCCCAAGGGGTCTATGTCATGCTCGAAGCTGCCGTAGCCGGTGGCATTCCCGTGATTCAAGCCCTGAGACAGAGCCTAGGGGCCAATCGTATCCACAGTATCAGCGGCATTCTCAACGGTACTACCAACTATATTTTGACCCGCATGCAGCAGGAGCAGGGGGATTTTGCTCCCATCCTTGCCGATGCCCAGCGCCTAGGCTATGCTGAAGCTGATCCCAGTGCCGACATTGAAGGTTGGGATGCAGCGGATAAAATTGCCATTTTGGCCAGCCTTGCCTTTGGAGGACGGATTCGCCGCGAGGAAGTGTATGCGGAGGGCATTGGTGGGATCACAGCGGTGGATATTGCCTACGCCGAAAAACTGGGGTTTCGCATTAAACTGCTGGCGATCGCCCGCCAACTCAGCGGTCAGCCCCTGGAGGTGCGCGTTCATCCCACCCTCGTGCCCCTCGATCATCCCCTGGCGGGTGTCAATGGCGTCTATAATGCCATTCTCCTAGAGGCAGAACCTTTAGGACAAGTGATGTTCTATGGTCCGGGTGCCGGTGCCGGTGCCACCGCTAGTGCCGTCGTGGCCGATTTAATTAATATTGCGGCCCTGCTACCCCAAGGACGGGCGACGCATCCTTTGCTCACCTGCCAGCATGAGGAGTTTGTCCCCCTGTTGCCTATGGCAGAGGTGGATAGTCGCTTCTATGCCCGTGTCCATGCCCAGGATCATCCGGGGGTACTGGGGAAACTGGGCACGTGCTTTGGCAACCACAATGTCAGCTTGGAATCCCTTGTCCAAATTGGCAGCCACAATGAGCTGGCAGAAATTGTGATCGTCACCCACCACGTGCGCGAGGGCGAGTTTCGCCAAGCGATGGCTGAGATTGCCCAGATGGCAGATATTGAAGCTGTGCCCTCGATTTTGCGAGTTTTGGGCACTTCCTAA
- a CDS encoding AAA family ATPase, translating into MSLPAFVEALLTPAAYPHAVTTPIQLLQTHISYVFLTGDYAYKVKKPADFGFLNFTTLERRLFYCQEELRLNRRLAPDLYLAVVPIVAVGDRYCVAHPQDLPAGAEVIEYAVQMRQFDQSQLFSHLFAANQVTPHLIESLGKELAHFHRCAATSPRISEFGSPRAIAQVINNCHALAAQFVGRCQSPEQYAAIQAFTDDFLSRRQEWFVRRQAGGKIRECHGDLHLNNICLYNGKVQIFDCIEFNEEFRNIDGIYDAAFLLMDLEFRRRGDLANLFLNTYLEWSGDYEGAVLLPLYLCVRAYIRGNVNALALNDPAISGAEKAQIQATAAAYYGAAYRYTQPRQAKLYMMCGLSGAGKSTRGRRLAQAEQAIQIRSDAVRKHLAHLPLDRRSTDFPEVDLYSDAMTEKTYDQLLAYAELLLPQGQTVILDAKYDRVALRQPVIALAKKLHVPLEIHFCSAPPEELHRRLSARQGDIAEATPDLIATQMASFEPFLPEEEPYVRHVCD; encoded by the coding sequence ATGTCCTTGCCTGCCTTTGTTGAAGCCCTATTAACCCCTGCGGCCTACCCCCATGCGGTCACCACGCCCATTCAATTGCTGCAAACGCATATTTCCTATGTGTTTCTGACGGGGGACTATGCCTATAAGGTGAAAAAGCCGGCGGACTTTGGTTTTTTGAACTTTACGACCCTGGAAAGGCGGCTGTTTTACTGTCAGGAGGAGTTGCGGCTTAATCGCCGCTTGGCGCCGGATCTCTACTTGGCGGTGGTGCCCATTGTGGCGGTGGGCGATCGCTATTGTGTGGCGCATCCCCAAGACTTACCGGCGGGGGCTGAGGTGATTGAGTATGCTGTGCAAATGCGGCAATTTGATCAGTCGCAACTGTTTTCGCACCTCTTTGCGGCCAACCAAGTCACCCCCCACCTGATTGAATCCCTTGGCAAAGAACTAGCCCACTTCCACCGCTGTGCTGCCACGAGTCCGCGCATTAGTGAATTTGGCTCGCCGCGGGCGATCGCCCAAGTGATTAACAACTGCCACGCCTTGGCTGCCCAGTTTGTCGGTCGGTGTCAATCCCCCGAGCAGTACGCGGCAATTCAAGCCTTTACCGATGACTTTTTGAGTCGTCGTCAAGAGTGGTTTGTGCGGCGGCAGGCAGGGGGCAAAATCCGCGAGTGCCACGGGGACCTGCACCTCAATAATATCTGTCTTTACAACGGCAAAGTACAAATCTTTGACTGTATTGAGTTCAACGAAGAATTTCGCAACATTGATGGCATCTATGACGCCGCTTTTTTGCTGATGGATTTGGAGTTTCGCAGGCGTGGCGACTTGGCCAATCTTTTCCTCAACACCTACTTGGAATGGAGTGGTGACTATGAGGGGGCTGTGCTCTTGCCGCTGTACCTGTGCGTGAGGGCCTATATTCGGGGCAATGTCAACGCCTTAGCCCTCAATGATCCCGCCATTAGCGGGGCCGAAAAGGCACAGATCCAAGCCACTGCTGCGGCCTACTATGGGGCTGCCTATCGCTATACCCAACCCCGTCAAGCAAAGCTCTATATGATGTGCGGCCTGTCGGGAGCAGGCAAAAGTACCCGGGGACGGCGACTCGCCCAGGCGGAGCAAGCCATTCAAATTCGCTCCGATGCAGTGCGCAAACACTTGGCCCACTTACCCCTAGATCGCCGCAGTACGGATTTTCCTGAGGTGGATCTCTATTCCGATGCCATGACCGAAAAAACCTATGACCAACTCTTAGCCTATGCGGAATTGTTGCTGCCTCAGGGACAAACGGTGATTTTGGATGCGAAATACGATCGCGTGGCGCTGCGCCAACCAGTGATTGCCTTAGCCAAGAAACTGCATGTCCCCCTAGAGATTCATTTCTGTAGTGCCCCCCCGGAGGAGCTGCACCGTCGCTTGAGCGCTCGCCAAGGGGATATTGCCGAGGCGACCCCTGATCTGATTGCTACCCAAATGGCTAGTTTTGAACCCTTTTTGCCTGAGGAGGAACCCTACGTTCGCCATGTGTGTGACTAG
- the panB gene encoding 3-methyl-2-oxobutanoate hydroxymethyltransferase encodes MMVRRSVTLPQLQAKKALGEPITMLTAWDYLWARLLDAAGVDVILVGDSLGMVALGYPTTLPVTLDQMIHHAQAVRRGVSHSFLVCDLPFLSYQESPEQALRSAGRLIKEAEVQAVKMEGASPVVQAATRRLVEAGIPVLGHVGLLPQRVHQLGGWRQQGNTPQDAAAILAGALALAEAGVFAVILEHIPAALAQQITAQLKIPTIGIGAGPHCDGQVLVTADVLGLSPQVPPFAKVYADLGTQAIAAIENYCQAVKSRQFP; translated from the coding sequence ATGATGGTGCGTCGCTCTGTAACCTTACCCCAACTCCAAGCAAAAAAAGCGCTGGGAGAACCCATTACCATGCTCACGGCTTGGGATTATCTGTGGGCACGCCTGTTGGATGCGGCCGGGGTGGATGTGATCCTTGTGGGGGATTCCCTGGGGATGGTTGCCCTTGGATATCCAACCACATTGCCTGTGACCCTTGACCAGATGATTCACCATGCCCAAGCGGTGCGCCGAGGCGTTAGCCATAGTTTCCTTGTGTGTGATCTGCCCTTTTTGAGCTACCAAGAAAGCCCTGAACAGGCTCTGAGATCGGCGGGGCGCTTAATCAAAGAGGCAGAAGTGCAAGCCGTGAAAATGGAAGGTGCCTCCCCTGTGGTCCAGGCAGCAACGCGGCGCTTAGTGGAGGCTGGAATTCCAGTGCTGGGTCATGTGGGTCTATTGCCCCAACGGGTACATCAGTTGGGAGGATGGCGACAACAGGGGAATACTCCCCAAGACGCAGCAGCGATTCTAGCGGGTGCCCTTGCCCTTGCTGAAGCAGGTGTCTTTGCGGTGATTTTGGAGCATATTCCTGCGGCCTTAGCGCAGCAGATTACCGCCCAGTTGAAGATTCCCACAATTGGAATTGGCGCAGGCCCCCACTGTGATGGTCAGGTACTGGTGACAGCAGATGTTTTGGGCTTGAGTCCCCAGGTGCCCCCCTTTGCTAAGGTGTATGCCGACTTGGGAACACAGGCGATCGCCGCCATTGAAAATTACTGCCAAGCCGTCAAATCGCGGCAATTTCCCTGA
- a CDS encoding DnaJ C-terminal domain-containing protein codes for MARTDFKDYYQILGVSKNATEAEIRQAFRRLARKYHPDLNPGDKEAEARFKEINEAHEVLSDPQKRRKYDQFGQYWQQASAAEAGGFNVNVGDFGADFSQFANFEDFINELLGRFATGTGRTRSWSTVGFDTSGFGSADVEAEMQISFQEAFQGCQKSFAIGNEQVTVTIPAGIKPGTKLRLRGKGQYNPYTQQRGDLYLTVQVAPHPLFRFEDDQLVIDLPITPDEAALGAQVTVPTPSGNVVLNVPAGTRSGQSLRLRGKGWRSSGGIAGDLLAKVQIVPPKSLSAQEKELYEKLRSLRSFNPRGHWPI; via the coding sequence ATGGCGCGTACCGACTTCAAAGATTACTACCAAATCCTCGGGGTCAGCAAAAATGCCACGGAGGCTGAAATTCGGCAGGCCTTTCGCCGTCTTGCTCGCAAATATCACCCGGACTTAAATCCGGGGGATAAAGAGGCAGAAGCTCGTTTTAAGGAAATTAACGAAGCCCACGAAGTTCTTTCAGATCCGCAAAAACGACGCAAATACGATCAATTTGGTCAGTACTGGCAACAGGCCAGTGCAGCGGAGGCGGGTGGCTTTAATGTCAATGTGGGCGACTTTGGCGCTGATTTTAGTCAGTTTGCCAACTTTGAAGACTTTATCAATGAATTGCTAGGACGATTTGCCACAGGCACAGGGCGTACCCGCTCTTGGAGCACCGTTGGCTTTGATACCTCTGGATTTGGCAGTGCCGATGTCGAAGCGGAGATGCAAATTAGCTTTCAAGAGGCCTTTCAGGGCTGCCAAAAATCATTTGCCATTGGTAATGAGCAGGTGACCGTGACGATTCCCGCTGGCATTAAGCCGGGGACGAAGTTGCGGCTGCGGGGCAAAGGTCAATATAACCCCTACACTCAACAGCGGGGAGATCTATATCTCACGGTACAGGTGGCGCCCCATCCCCTCTTCCGCTTTGAGGATGATCAACTGGTGATTGATTTGCCCATCACTCCCGATGAAGCGGCTTTGGGGGCGCAAGTGACGGTGCCGACACCCTCGGGGAATGTGGTTTTGAATGTGCCTGCGGGAACGCGATCCGGGCAATCGCTCCGGTTACGGGGCAAGGGCTGGCGCAGTAGTGGCGGCATTGCTGGCGATCTCCTTGCCAAGGTGCAAATTGTGCCCCCCAAATCCCTGAGCGCCCAAGAAAAAGAACTCTACGAAAAATTGCGATCGCTCCGTAGTTTCAATCCCCGTGGCCATTGGCCGATCTAA
- a CDS encoding histidinol-phosphate transaminase — MATFLRPELSNFRAYSTPTSDSLPLELDYLDTNEFPWDLPTALKEVLAQQYVSTLASHRYPDSHHWPLRQAIARYVSEQSPTEISPHQIAVGNGSDELIRSILLATAIGGYGSILVAEPTFSIYGILAQTLGIPVHRATRDPDTFAVEIAAANTLIAQAAPPVRVLFMLQPNSPTGNPLTAAEVDWLRQLPEDILVVIDEAYFEFSGKTLVGDLAAHPNWLILRTFSKAFRLAAHRVGYAIGNAEVIAVLEKVRLPYNLPTFSQVAAQVVLDHRQALLAEIPTVLAQRDRLYKWLQSCPQLHVWPSVANFLFFRLREPQHTPSLWDALRDQGTLVRAIAGGIRVTIGTPAQMERFWQRLQASLNQQKSTDN; from the coding sequence ATGGCGACGTTTCTTCGTCCAGAACTGAGCAACTTCCGCGCCTACTCCACCCCCACCAGCGACTCCCTACCGCTAGAACTGGACTACCTCGATACCAATGAGTTTCCGTGGGACTTGCCCACTGCCCTTAAGGAGGTCTTAGCTCAGCAGTACGTCAGCACCCTCGCCAGTCATCGCTATCCCGATAGTCACCACTGGCCCCTGCGGCAGGCGATCGCCCGCTACGTCAGTGAACAGAGCCCAACTGAAATTTCCCCACACCAAATTGCGGTTGGCAACGGCTCCGATGAGCTGATTCGCTCCATACTGCTGGCCACGGCGATTGGCGGCTACGGTTCTATCCTAGTGGCAGAACCGACATTTTCCATATACGGGATCCTCGCCCAAACCCTAGGGATTCCCGTCCATCGGGCAACCCGTGATCCTGACACGTTTGCAGTGGAAATTGCCGCCGCCAATACCCTCATTGCCCAAGCGGCTCCACCGGTGCGCGTTCTCTTTATGCTGCAACCCAACTCACCGACGGGAAACCCCCTAACTGCAGCCGAGGTGGACTGGCTACGGCAGCTTCCTGAGGATATTTTAGTGGTGATTGATGAGGCCTATTTTGAGTTTTCCGGCAAGACACTGGTGGGGGACTTGGCAGCTCATCCTAACTGGTTGATTCTGCGGACCTTTTCTAAGGCCTTTCGACTGGCGGCGCATCGGGTGGGCTATGCCATTGGCAATGCAGAGGTGATTGCGGTTTTAGAAAAGGTTCGTCTGCCCTATAACCTACCTACGTTTTCTCAAGTGGCGGCGCAAGTGGTCCTTGACCATCGTCAGGCGCTGCTCGCAGAAATTCCCACGGTGCTAGCGCAGCGGGATCGGCTCTATAAATGGTTGCAGTCATGCCCCCAACTGCACGTGTGGCCGAGTGTGGCCAATTTCCTCTTTTTCCGTTTGCGGGAACCCCAACACACCCCGTCCCTGTGGGATGCCTTGAGGGATCAGGGCACCCTGGTGCGGGCGATCGCCGGCGGCATTCGGGTGACAATTGGCACACCTGCGCAGATGGAGCGCTTTTGGCAACGGCTGCAAGCCTCTTTGAACCAACAGAAGTCAACCGACAACTAA
- a CDS encoding pentapeptide repeat-containing protein, with translation MSASSGQSSDAFDKHGFLSRYAPAIINQSRADQMLADYARGRRDFRRLDLRGITLEDVNLAGADLSGSDFSNATLINVDLTAAKLIEVRLIHAELTDVQLRQANLSRANLRGAKLTHTSLATATLRATVLPNGRLSD, from the coding sequence ATGTCTGCTTCTTCGGGGCAATCTTCAGACGCCTTTGATAAACATGGTTTTCTCAGTCGCTACGCCCCAGCCATTATTAATCAAAGTAGAGCTGATCAGATGCTGGCGGACTATGCCAGGGGGCGGCGTGACTTTCGGCGGCTTGATTTGCGCGGTATCACCCTAGAAGACGTGAATTTAGCAGGGGCCGATCTCAGTGGTTCGGATTTCAGCAATGCCACACTGATCAATGTCGATTTGACGGCTGCCAAGCTGATTGAGGTTCGGCTGATCCATGCTGAACTCACAGATGTGCAACTGCGCCAGGCGAATCTTAGTCGAGCCAATCTGCGAGGTGCTAAACTCACCCACACTTCCTTGGCCACGGCAACCCTGCGGGCCACAGTTCTTCCCAATGGCCGGTTGTCGGATTAG
- a CDS encoding PspA/IM30 family protein: protein MGLFDRVSRVVRSWLNALVGAAEDPEKILEQTLIEMQDNLVTLRQAVAQAIASQKRLEQQFNQNQQQAAEWERRAKIALQHGDEQLALEALSRKKTALNAAMALKGQLEQSVTQVEALKKQMQQLESKIAEARTRKEMLVARARAAKASEQLQQTFSSLNINAPMAAFERMEERVQELEARSQAVAELNSDTLEAKFAALEAGSVEEDLARLKAELANPQLSPSSTPAYDPELEALRRQLEKN, encoded by the coding sequence GTGGGACTGTTTGATCGCGTCAGCCGGGTGGTTCGCAGTTGGCTCAATGCGCTGGTGGGTGCTGCCGAAGATCCCGAAAAAATTCTCGAGCAGACCCTGATCGAAATGCAGGACAATCTGGTAACACTGCGGCAAGCTGTTGCCCAAGCGATCGCCTCCCAAAAGCGGTTAGAGCAACAGTTCAACCAAAATCAACAGCAGGCGGCTGAGTGGGAACGCCGGGCCAAAATTGCCCTGCAGCATGGCGATGAGCAACTGGCGCTGGAGGCCTTGAGTCGCAAAAAAACAGCCCTCAATGCAGCCATGGCTCTCAAGGGGCAGCTGGAGCAGTCTGTGACTCAAGTGGAAGCTCTCAAAAAACAAATGCAACAGCTTGAAAGCAAGATTGCTGAAGCGAGAACCCGCAAAGAAATGCTAGTGGCACGGGCACGGGCAGCCAAGGCCTCAGAGCAACTGCAACAAACCTTTAGCAGTCTGAATATCAACGCCCCCATGGCCGCCTTTGAGCGCATGGAAGAACGGGTTCAGGAACTGGAGGCTCGCTCCCAAGCGGTGGCTGAACTCAATAGCGATACCCTCGAAGCCAAATTTGCTGCCCTAGAAGCGGGCAGTGTGGAGGAGGACTTAGCGCGGCTGAAGGCAGAGTTAGCCAACCCACAACTGTCCCCCAGTAGCACCCCTGCCTACGATCCAGAGTTGGAAGCCCTGCGGCGGCAACTGGAGAAAAACTAA
- a CDS encoding energy-coupling factor transporter transmembrane component T family protein, whose translation MDLLRSLPLGLYLEQPITWLHRLDPRVKLAWLMTFLLAPILADVPWRLGLVVSLILLTLLGGIPARVWRRQLLWLLLLGSLILVITALMPDGMAVTYQPRRPLAATVPPTSYRYILWQFHTQVGQFPIQLQVSQRSLDLGIRLSTLLFTLLYSTHLFLLTTAPEEVTAGLENLMQPLKRFKLPVAEIALTLTLSLRFIPLVLEEVQNLSRSVRTRAINWRLVGIKGSIQLWLTLAVRLLENLLLRAEQVACAMQVRGFQEPGTYDNPWHHLRLQRRDWLALGGMGLFWLIRLGWLGVEHS comes from the coding sequence ATGGATTTGCTGCGATCGCTCCCCCTCGGGCTATACCTTGAACAACCCATCACTTGGCTGCACCGCCTTGATCCACGGGTCAAATTGGCATGGTTGATGACGTTTCTGTTGGCACCTATCTTAGCGGATGTCCCTTGGCGGTTGGGGCTAGTGGTCAGTTTAATTCTCCTGACGCTCCTAGGGGGAATTCCTGCACGGGTATGGCGGCGGCAACTGCTGTGGCTCCTCCTGCTGGGTAGTTTAATTCTGGTGATCACAGCGTTGATGCCCGATGGGATGGCTGTAACCTATCAACCCCGTCGTCCCTTGGCAGCCACGGTTCCACCCACGAGTTACCGCTATATCCTGTGGCAATTTCACACCCAAGTGGGTCAGTTTCCCATTCAGCTGCAAGTCTCCCAGCGATCGCTGGATTTAGGCATCCGCCTGAGTACGCTCCTGTTTACACTCCTCTACAGTACACATTTGTTTTTGCTCACCACTGCTCCTGAGGAAGTGACCGCTGGCTTAGAAAATCTCATGCAGCCCCTGAAACGCTTTAAGCTGCCGGTGGCCGAAATTGCCCTGACTTTGACCCTTTCACTGCGGTTTATTCCCTTGGTCTTGGAAGAAGTGCAAAACCTGAGCCGCTCGGTGCGGACTCGTGCCATTAATTGGCGACTCGTGGGCATTAAGGGCAGTATCCAGCTATGGCTCACCTTGGCGGTACGGCTGTTGGAAAATTTGCTCCTGCGGGCAGAGCAGGTGGCCTGTGCCATGCAAGTGCGGGGCTTTCAAGAACCGGGAACCTACGATAATCCGTGGCACCATCTGCGATTGCAGCGGCGAGATTGGTTGGCCTTGGGGGGTATGGGGCTATTTTGGTTAATTCGCCTGGGTTGGTTGGGGGTTGAGCACTCGTGA
- a CDS encoding anthranilate synthase component I, with protein sequence MGPCEPWLWRSLPLGGRTGRVIFQQLFLREPIAVLLESPAQAPTPQARYSICAGSPRRDRQWVLSLGEVLPTLQTFPQGSTVPEAVSHLPFAGGWLGWLGYELAWEIEALPPPKPDPLPFPVAFWYEPQAFAVLDHQADCLYLAASSASQLAALQQTLEEPSPEQSLLFPDRPGRIELAAGWQPHTYQAAVEHILRHIRAGDIFQANLSARFCHDGGVDPWQQYLRLQQINPSPFASFWQTPWGYIVSCSPERLVQVQGDWVQTRPIAGTRPRGQTPAADRAYAEELRSNIKEQAEHIMLVDLERNDLGRICQWGTVVVDELLSLEYYSHVMHLVSNVRGKLQPGRSPVDVIRALFPGGTITGCPKVRCMEILAGLEPFPRNLFYGSCGYWDQRGHLDLNILIRTLLVGRDRQTTWGQVGAGIVADSAPEREWHESLSKAQALLLALGTPTPIATHS encoded by the coding sequence ATGGGCCCCTGTGAGCCGTGGCTTTGGCGTTCTCTGCCCCTGGGTGGGCGCACGGGTCGCGTGATTTTTCAACAGTTGTTTTTGAGGGAGCCGATTGCTGTCCTACTGGAAAGTCCAGCCCAAGCCCCCACACCCCAAGCTCGCTACTCCATTTGTGCGGGGTCACCGCGGCGCGATCGCCAGTGGGTGTTATCCCTCGGTGAAGTGCTGCCAACATTACAAACATTTCCCCAGGGAAGCACTGTGCCTGAAGCAGTCAGCCATCTGCCCTTTGCAGGCGGGTGGTTGGGATGGCTGGGGTACGAATTGGCATGGGAAATTGAAGCGCTACCCCCGCCCAAACCCGATCCGCTTCCTTTTCCAGTGGCCTTTTGGTATGAGCCTCAAGCCTTTGCTGTCTTGGATCATCAGGCGGATTGCCTGTATCTGGCGGCGTCGAGCGCGAGTCAACTGGCGGCGCTGCAACAAACTCTTGAAGAGCCTTCCCCTGAGCAGTCCCTCTTATTCCCCGATCGCCCCGGCAGGATTGAGCTAGCGGCGGGCTGGCAGCCCCATACCTACCAAGCAGCCGTTGAGCACATTCTCCGCCATATCCGCGCTGGCGATATTTTTCAGGCCAATCTGTCGGCGCGCTTTTGCCATGATGGCGGCGTTGATCCGTGGCAACAATATCTGCGGCTACAGCAGATTAACCCCTCTCCCTTTGCCAGCTTTTGGCAGACCCCTTGGGGCTACATTGTCAGTTGTTCACCGGAACGCTTGGTGCAGGTTCAGGGCGATTGGGTGCAAACACGACCCATTGCCGGTACCCGTCCCCGTGGCCAAACCCCTGCGGCCGATCGCGCCTATGCCGAGGAACTCCGTAGCAATATCAAGGAACAGGCAGAACACATTATGCTTGTGGATTTGGAGCGCAACGACTTGGGGCGGATCTGCCAATGGGGCACTGTGGTGGTGGATGAACTCCTAAGTTTGGAGTACTACAGCCATGTGATGCACCTCGTGAGCAATGTGCGCGGCAAGTTGCAGCCGGGGAGATCCCCCGTGGATGTCATCCGTGCTCTCTTTCCGGGTGGCACCATCACTGGCTGTCCCAAGGTGCGCTGCATGGAGATTTTGGCAGGTCTTGAGCCCTTTCCCCGCAATTTGTTCTACGGTTCCTGTGGCTACTGGGATCAGCGAGGGCATCTGGACTTGAATATCCTCATCCGTACCCTCTTGGTGGGGCGCGATCGCCAGACAACTTGGGGACAAGTCGGTGCCGGTATTGTGGCCGACAGCGCTCCAGAGCGGGAATGGCACGAATCCCTGAGCAAAGCCCAAGCCCTACTCCTTGCCCTCGGAACACCAACGCCCATTGCCACCCATTCCTAA
- a CDS encoding DUF3122 domain-containing protein, which translates to MARWQRCLLLLLLVIPLWLAVSPRSHAMIRTIEEAPNQVVVQSRHPLRDNRGFTWQVILFSRPDQLQLRLVGFPEQYHFRHPDPLVLITSSGQTLTAADDFPKADTVANVGQFDLLPLAWQLPRSEPLVLRPPLEEQGIEIAVPAAVVIEWQTLRAGV; encoded by the coding sequence ATGGCCCGTTGGCAACGTTGTTTACTTTTGCTCCTGTTAGTCATTCCCCTGTGGCTGGCGGTGTCCCCCAGGAGCCATGCCATGATTCGCACCATTGAAGAGGCTCCCAATCAAGTGGTGGTGCAGTCGCGGCATCCGCTGCGGGATAATCGTGGCTTTACGTGGCAGGTGATTCTTTTTTCTCGTCCTGACCAGTTGCAGTTGCGCTTGGTGGGCTTTCCAGAGCAGTACCATTTTCGCCATCCCGATCCCTTGGTGTTAATCACCTCCAGCGGTCAAACCCTCACCGCCGCGGATGACTTTCCCAAGGCAGACACCGTTGCCAATGTAGGACAGTTTGATCTGTTGCCCCTCGCCTGGCAACTGCCGAGGAGTGAACCCTTGGTTCTGCGTCCGCCCCTAGAGGAGCAGGGGATTGAGATTGCTGTTCCTGCTGCTGTGGTCATTGAGTGGCAGACCCTGAGGGCGGGAGTTTAG